From a single Nicotiana tabacum cultivar K326 chromosome 8, ASM71507v2, whole genome shotgun sequence genomic region:
- the LOC142163007 gene encoding uncharacterized protein LOC142163007, which yields MASDMTVPWLVGGDFNVIWDEEEKYGGLPVSLIEVDDFRHCVNTCNLTDMGFKGSIFTWWNGRLEEDCIFKRLDRCFGNNELQQTFPGLEITHLSKIGSDHCPMLLKCDIETPPIKKSFRFLNFWTKHETFKDVVKENWNVDFSANPFCIFNYKLKKLKQALSTWSRATYGDIFQKIASLEEVVLVHERQFEVNPTQMNRQRLQQVQAEMIKYLALEEEFWRQKAGMLWFKDGDRNTKFFHAQINGRRKRLKLSRIQNSLGNWIEEDHLIAEEAIKFYKDQFTETAIPNDFDILNHVPSMVDSDQHERLMALPSNKEVKTAVMGLNEDSVGGPDGFTGAFY from the coding sequence ATGGCATCAGATATGACAGTACCTTGGCTAGTTGGAGGCGACTTTAATGTAATATGGGATGAGGAAGAGAAATATGGGGGCTTGCCAGTCTCTCTCATTGAAGTAGATGACTTCAGACACTGCGTCAATACCTGCAATTTGACAGACATGGGTTTTAAAGGAAgcatatttacatggtggaatggaaGATTAGAGGAGGACTGCATTTTTAAAAGATTGGACAGATGTTTTGGCAATAATGAATTGCAACAGACATTTCCTGGATTGGAGATAACTCACCTATCCAAAATTGGGTCTGATCATTGCCCAATGCTGCTGAAATGTGATATAGAAACTCCTCCAATTAAGAAGTCATTCAGATTTCTTAACTTCTGGACAAAGCATGAAACCTTCAAAGATGTAGTAAAGGAGAATTGGAATGTTGATTTTAGTGCTAACCCTTTCTGCATTTTTAACTACAAGTTAAAGAAGCTTAAACAGGCACTATCTACCTGGAGCAGAGCTACATATGGGGATATATTCCAGAAGATTGCAAGCCTTGAGGAGGTGGTTTTGGTTCATGAAAGACAATTTGAAGTCAATCCTACACAAATGAATAGACAAAGATTACAACAGGTCCAAGCTGAAATGATTAAATATCTTGCATTAGAAGAAGAATTCTGGAGACAAAAGGCAGGCATGTTATGGTTCAAAGATGGAGATAGAAATACTAAATTCTTCCATGCTCAAATTAATGGGAGAAGGAAGAGACTGAAATTATCAAGGATCCAGAATAGCCTTGGTAACTGGATCGAAGAAGATCACTTAATAGCAGAAGAAGCAATAAAGTTCTACAAGGATCAATTTACTGAGACTGCAATTCCAAATGATTTTGACATTTTAAATCATGTACCTTCTATGGTAGATAGTGATCAACATGAAAGATTGATGGCCTTGCCTTCCAATAAAGAAGTGAAGACAGCAGTTATGGGGTTGAATGAAGACTCAGTTGGTGGACCGGATGGATTCACTGGAGCCTTTTACTAA